From Woronichinia naegeliana WA131, the proteins below share one genomic window:
- a CDS encoding Rpn family recombination-promoting nuclease/putative transposase, protein MRTDTIFYQLFLTFKPLLFELLGEPIVNAEYYQFTSREIKEKAFRFDGIFIPDREDKPIYFVEVQFQSKSDFYGCDL, encoded by the coding sequence ATGCGTACTGACACGATCTTTTACCAATTATTCCTAACCTTTAAGCCTCTGCTGTTTGAACTATTAGGAGAGCCGATCGTTAATGCTGAATATTATCAGTTTACGTCTAGGGAGATTAAGGAAAAGGCTTTTCGTTTTGACGGAATTTTCATACCAGATCGAGAAGATAAGCCCATCTATTTTGTTGAGGTACAATTTCAAAGTAAGTCTGATTTTTATGGGTGCGACCTTTAG
- a CDS encoding ISAs1 family transposase: MERTKRHKLIDILTIAILAVICGAEGWVAMESFGKAKHQWLKKILELPNGIPSHDTFARVFASLNPEQFQDCFLHWVKSIAEVSEGEVIAIDGKTLRHSYDNANGKGAIQMVSAWATANRLVLGQCKVESKSNEITAIPKLLKMLEVKGCIVTIDAMGTQTKIAQQIVGRGGDYVLALKGNQGNLCEDVEQLFAHAQSVNFVGIKHDFHQTIDKGHGRIEIRRCWTMEQTEFLLGGEKWAKLTSICMIKAERRLKDKTEYETRYYISSLPSNAQKLSQSVRSHWLIENSLHWVLDLAFNEDACRIRKDFAPENLAVLRHIALNLLTKENTLKLGIKNKRLRAGWDEDYLLKVLLG; the protein is encoded by the coding sequence ATCGAACGAACAAAACGGCATAAACTCATTGATATTCTAACGATTGCCATCTTAGCCGTCATTTGTGGAGCAGAAGGTTGGGTAGCCATGGAAAGTTTCGGCAAGGCTAAACATCAATGGCTAAAAAAAATTTTGGAATTGCCGAATGGCATCCCCTCCCACGATACGTTTGCGCGTGTATTTGCTAGTCTGAATCCAGAGCAATTTCAAGACTGTTTTCTGCATTGGGTCAAAAGTATAGCGGAGGTAAGTGAAGGAGAAGTGATAGCGATTGACGGCAAAACCCTTCGCCACTCCTATGACAATGCCAACGGAAAGGGCGCAATTCAGATGGTAAGTGCATGGGCAACAGCAAATCGTCTAGTACTAGGACAGTGCAAGGTGGAAAGCAAATCGAATGAAATCACGGCGATTCCTAAACTCCTGAAAATGCTAGAGGTCAAAGGTTGTATCGTAACGATTGATGCCATGGGAACTCAGACAAAGATTGCCCAACAGATAGTAGGGCGAGGGGGAGATTATGTTTTGGCATTGAAAGGCAATCAAGGTAATTTATGTGAGGATGTTGAACAATTATTTGCTCATGCTCAATCGGTTAATTTTGTGGGAATTAAGCATGATTTTCATCAAACAATAGACAAGGGACATGGACGGATTGAAATTCGCCGTTGCTGGACGATGGAACAAACAGAATTTTTGCTGGGTGGGGAGAAATGGGCAAAGTTGACGAGCATCTGTATGATTAAAGCGGAGAGACGATTGAAAGACAAAACAGAGTATGAGACTCGCTACTATATCAGTAGCCTGCCGAGTAATGCTCAAAAATTATCCCAATCTGTTCGTAGTCATTGGTTGATAGAAAACTCTTTACATTGGGTTCTAGACTTGGCCTTCAACGAGGATGCTTGTCGCATTCGTAAGGATTTTGCTCCTGAGAATTTAGCCGTCTTACGCCATATCGCTCTTAACTTGCTCACAAAGGAAAATACTCTGAAACTTGGTATCAAGAATAAACGGCTACGCGCTGGTTGGGACGAGGACTATCTCCTTAAGGTTTTACTCGGATAA
- a CDS encoding DUF2887 domain-containing protein yields the protein MNQYKPVQDWKAVALFAQRRFEVTSLTLYQQDLINSGRIIPIYLEDVSSGSIGVGLIQLILTQDVQAPVLVQQLLERAKTEIADPLVTRDIIDLLETVLVSKFAQLSREEIQAMFLLSDIKQTRVYQEAKQEGRQEGRQEGRQEGEAQLVLRLLSKRFGKISDRRIQVINSLTLEQLDDLGEALLDFGELADLDNWLTSRIGE from the coding sequence TTGAATCAATATAAACCTGTTCAGGATTGGAAAGCCGTCGCTCTTTTTGCCCAACGCCGTTTTGAGGTGACATCTTTGACTCTTTACCAACAGGACTTGATTAATAGTGGTCGGATTATTCCTATCTATTTGGAGGATGTTTCATCGGGTTCTATTGGAGTCGGATTAATTCAGTTAATCCTTACTCAAGATGTTCAAGCTCCTGTTTTAGTCCAACAATTATTAGAAAGAGCAAAAACAGAAATTGCTGATCCCTTAGTAACCCGCGATATTATAGATTTATTGGAGACGGTTTTGGTTTCCAAGTTTGCCCAATTAAGCCGAGAGGAGATTCAAGCGATGTTTTTATTGAGCGATATTAAGCAAACAAGAGTCTATCAAGAGGCTAAACAGGAGGGTCGTCAGGAAGGCCGTCAGGAAGGCCGTCAAGAAGGTGAAGCGCAGTTAGTTCTGCGTCTATTGTCTAAGCGTTTTGGCAAGATTAGCGATCGCCGTATTCAAGTTATTAATAGTTTGACGCTTGAGCAGTTGGATGATTTGGGGGAAGCTTTACTCGATTTTGGTGAGCTTGCGGATTTGGATAATTGGTTAACATCTCGGATTGGGGAATAA